One part of the Arabidopsis thaliana chromosome 1 sequence genome encodes these proteins:
- the TAF4B gene encoding TBP-associated factor 4B: MKLQKMSSKETPWVEKTVDPVNHNLRLARVTDLLRTVVDHQPGKKTHCLNLHYKLKRKELTMEEFMRQLRDLVGDQIIRSVISQLPQLKPGNMGIKVPGRSNHDKVSKSAEFTAQESDPREVHVNQLSSTTSGTLNSSTTVQGLNKHPEQHMQLPSSSFHMDTKSGSLNPYPGTNVTSPGSSSRAKLPDFQHRENNQNVGIASVGGPTKSTINMTTVPKFERPTFVNGPSRVQDGPISDFPKNSSFPLYSAPWQGSVTKDHTVGPSSSVIHVEHKLIDQSFEQAHKPRYLVQQGVTNVPLKQKNAIPISSNDDLEKQSSKMGLFTSTTSASSVFPSMTTQLDSSTMVNMPAPSETIPKIANVTVTPKMPSVGQKKPLEALGSSLPPSRKKQKICGTSSDESIEKFNDVTAVSGINLREEEKQLLDSGPKKNDRVSKAYRRLVHGEEERTLLQKIPLQRKLTEIMGKSGLKHIDHDVERCLSLCVEERMRGLLFNIIRISKQRTDAEKCRNRTFITSDIRKEINEMNQKVKEEWEKKHSGEEKNKENDTEKEDQRSNEVKANKKDEDKERAKAANVAVRAAVGGDDRFSKWKLMAEARQRSSPGPGRNSKKLSGGTQFGKNQGLPKVVRSISVKDVIAVVEKEPQMSRSTLLYRVYNRICSDV, encoded by the exons ATGAAACTGCAGAAGATGAGTAGCAAAGAGACTCCTTGGGTGGAAAAGACTGTTGACCCTGTGAATCATAATCTTAGATTAGCACGAGTTACTGATTTGCTTCGTACCGTGGTAGACCACCAACCCGGCAAAAAGACGCATTGTCTTAACCTGCATTATAAACTCAAG AGAAAAGAACTTACAATGGAAGAGTTCATGCGACAACTGAGAGATCTTGTAGGTGATCAGATAATCAGATCGGTAATTAGCCAACTGCCTCAGTTAAAACCG GGAAATATGGGGATCAAAGTACCTGGACGCTCAAACCATGACAAAGTGTCTAAATCTGCTG AATTCACTGCTCAAGAATCTGATCCTCGTGAAGTTCATGTTAACCAACTGTCTTCTACAACTTCAGGCACCTTAAACAGTTCAACTACTGTGCAGGGATTAAATAAGCATCCCGAGCAACACATGCAGCTTCCATCAAGTTCTTTTCATATGGATACCAAATCTGGAAGTCTTAATCCATACCCAGGGACAAATGTCACTTCTCCTGGTTCATCATCGAGAGCAAAGCTCCCTGATTTCCAGCATAGGGAAAACAATCAGAATGTGGGAATAGCCAGTGTTGGAGGACCAACCAAGTCTACAATAAACATGACGACAGTACCCAAGTTTGAGAGGCCAACTTTTGTAAATGGTCCAAGTAGGGTTCAGGATGGTCCTATATCCGACTTCCCAAAGAACTCATCCTTTCCTCTATATTCTGCTCCTTGGCAAGGATCAGTCACCAAGGACCATACAGTGGGACCTTCTTCATCAGTGATCCATGTGGAGCATAAATTGATTGATCAAAGTTTTGAACAGGCACATAAACCTCGTTATTTGGTGCAGCAAGGCGTGACTAATGTTCCACTGAAACAGAAGAATGCTATTCCAATTAGTTCAAATGATGACTTGGAGAAGCAGTCTTCTAAAATGGGTTTATTCACATCAACCACTTCTGCCAGCTCTGTTTTTCCTTCAATGACAACACAGCTGGACTCTAGCACGATG GTTAATATGCCTGCCCCATCTGAGACCATTCCCAAGATTGCTAATGTTACGGTGACACCCAAAATGCCTTCTGTTGGTCAGAAGAAACCTCTTGAGGCACTAGGTTCTTCGCTGCCACCATCAAG aaagaagcaaaaaatatGTGGGACTTCTTCAGATGAAAGTATTGAAAAGTTTAATGATGTCACTGCAGTCAGTGGCATCAATCTCAGG GAAGaggaaaaacaattattagaTTCTGGTCCTAAAAAGAACGATCGTGTTTCTAAAGCATATCGAAGACTTGTGCAtggagaggaagaaagaacGCTTTTGCAGAAAATTCCACTGCAGAGAAAGCTGACAGAAATTA TGGGAAAAAGTGGTTTAAAGCATATAGACCATGATGTAGAGCGGTGCTTGTCTCTG TGTGTGGAGGAGAGGATGCGAGGACTACTGTTTAATATAATACGAATATCAAAGCAG CGGACTGATGCAGAGAAGTGTAGAAATCGGACTTTTATCACATCTGATATCCGGAAAGAAATTAATGAAATGAATCAGAAGGTGAAAGAGGAATGGGAAAAGAAACATTCTGGAGAAGAAAAG aacaaagaaaatgatactGAAAAAGAAGACCAACGTTCAAACGAAGTGAAG GCAAATAAGAAGGAcgaagataaagagagagcCAAGGCTGCAAATGTTGCTGTTCGTGCAGCCGTTGGAGGAGATGATAGGTTTTCAAAATGGAAACTTATGGCTGAAGCACGTCAGAGATCTTCTCCAGGGCCAGGAAGAAACTCCAAGAAACTTTCTG GTGGTACACAATTTGGGAAGAACCAAGGTTTACCAAAAGTAGTCCGGTCAATCTCTGTGAAGGATGTGATCGCTGTGGTGGAAAAGGAGCCTCAGATGTCAAGATCGACGCTATTGTATCGCGTATACAATAGAATCTGCTCGGATGTTTGA
- the TAF4B gene encoding TBP-associated factor 4B: MFQDSLIRDIEEKPQPRYMKLQKMSSKETPWVEKTVDPVNHNLRLARVTDLLRTVVDHQPGKKTHCLNLHYKLKRKELTMEEFMRQLRDLVGDQIIRSVISQLPQLKPGNMGIKVPGRSNHDKVSKSAEFTAQESDPREVHVNQLSSTTSGTLNSSTTVQGLNKHPEQHMQLPSSSFHMDTKSGSLNPYPGTNVTSPGSSSRAKLPDFQHRENNQNVGIASVGGPTKSTINMTTVPKFERPTFVNGPSRVQDGPISDFPKNSSFPLYSAPWQGSVTKDHTVGPSSSVIHVEHKLIDQSFEQAHKPRYLVQQGVTNVPLKQKNAIPISSNDDLEKQSSKMGLFTSTTSASSVFPSMTTQLDSSTMVNMPAPSETIPKIANVTVTPKMPSVGQKKPLEALGSSLPPSRKKQKICGTSSDESIEKFNDVTAVSGINLREEEKQLLDSGPKKNDRVSKAYRRLVHGEEERTLLQKIPLQRKLTEIMGKSGLKHIDHDVERCLSLCVEERMRGLLFNIIRISKQRTDAEKCRNRTFITSDIRKEINEMNQKVKEEWEKKHSGEEKNKENDTEKEDQRSNEVKANKKDEDKERAKAANVAVRAAVGGDDRFSKWKLMAEARQRSSPGPGRNSKKLSGGTQFGKNQGLPKVVRSISVKDVIAVVEKEPQMSRSTLLYRVYNRICSDV, encoded by the exons ATGTTTCAGGACTCTCTGATTCGAGATATTGAAG AAAAACCGCAACCTCGGTATATGAAACTGCAGAAGATGAGTAGCAAAGAGACTCCTTGGGTGGAAAAGACTGTTGACCCTGTGAATCATAATCTTAGATTAGCACGAGTTACTGATTTGCTTCGTACCGTGGTAGACCACCAACCCGGCAAAAAGACGCATTGTCTTAACCTGCATTATAAACTCAAG AGAAAAGAACTTACAATGGAAGAGTTCATGCGACAACTGAGAGATCTTGTAGGTGATCAGATAATCAGATCGGTAATTAGCCAACTGCCTCAGTTAAAACCG GGAAATATGGGGATCAAAGTACCTGGACGCTCAAACCATGACAAAGTGTCTAAATCTGCTG AATTCACTGCTCAAGAATCTGATCCTCGTGAAGTTCATGTTAACCAACTGTCTTCTACAACTTCAGGCACCTTAAACAGTTCAACTACTGTGCAGGGATTAAATAAGCATCCCGAGCAACACATGCAGCTTCCATCAAGTTCTTTTCATATGGATACCAAATCTGGAAGTCTTAATCCATACCCAGGGACAAATGTCACTTCTCCTGGTTCATCATCGAGAGCAAAGCTCCCTGATTTCCAGCATAGGGAAAACAATCAGAATGTGGGAATAGCCAGTGTTGGAGGACCAACCAAGTCTACAATAAACATGACGACAGTACCCAAGTTTGAGAGGCCAACTTTTGTAAATGGTCCAAGTAGGGTTCAGGATGGTCCTATATCCGACTTCCCAAAGAACTCATCCTTTCCTCTATATTCTGCTCCTTGGCAAGGATCAGTCACCAAGGACCATACAGTGGGACCTTCTTCATCAGTGATCCATGTGGAGCATAAATTGATTGATCAAAGTTTTGAACAGGCACATAAACCTCGTTATTTGGTGCAGCAAGGCGTGACTAATGTTCCACTGAAACAGAAGAATGCTATTCCAATTAGTTCAAATGATGACTTGGAGAAGCAGTCTTCTAAAATGGGTTTATTCACATCAACCACTTCTGCCAGCTCTGTTTTTCCTTCAATGACAACACAGCTGGACTCTAGCACGATG GTTAATATGCCTGCCCCATCTGAGACCATTCCCAAGATTGCTAATGTTACGGTGACACCCAAAATGCCTTCTGTTGGTCAGAAGAAACCTCTTGAGGCACTAGGTTCTTCGCTGCCACCATCAAG aaagaagcaaaaaatatGTGGGACTTCTTCAGATGAAAGTATTGAAAAGTTTAATGATGTCACTGCAGTCAGTGGCATCAATCTCAGG GAAGaggaaaaacaattattagaTTCTGGTCCTAAAAAGAACGATCGTGTTTCTAAAGCATATCGAAGACTTGTGCAtggagaggaagaaagaacGCTTTTGCAGAAAATTCCACTGCAGAGAAAGCTGACAGAAATTA TGGGAAAAAGTGGTTTAAAGCATATAGACCATGATGTAGAGCGGTGCTTGTCTCTG TGTGTGGAGGAGAGGATGCGAGGACTACTGTTTAATATAATACGAATATCAAAGCAG CGGACTGATGCAGAGAAGTGTAGAAATCGGACTTTTATCACATCTGATATCCGGAAAGAAATTAATGAAATGAATCAGAAGGTGAAAGAGGAATGGGAAAAGAAACATTCTGGAGAAGAAAAG aacaaagaaaatgatactGAAAAAGAAGACCAACGTTCAAACGAAGTGAAG GCAAATAAGAAGGAcgaagataaagagagagcCAAGGCTGCAAATGTTGCTGTTCGTGCAGCCGTTGGAGGAGATGATAGGTTTTCAAAATGGAAACTTATGGCTGAAGCACGTCAGAGATCTTCTCCAGGGCCAGGAAGAAACTCCAAGAAACTTTCTG GTGGTACACAATTTGGGAAGAACCAAGGTTTACCAAAAGTAGTCCGGTCAATCTCTGTGAAGGATGTGATCGCTGTGGTGGAAAAGGAGCCTCAGATGTCAAGATCGACGCTATTGTATCGCGTATACAATAGAATCTGCTCGGATGTTTGA
- the TAF4B gene encoding TBP-associated factor 4B yields MSSKETPWVEKTVDPVNHNLRLARVTDLLRTVVDHQPGKKTHCLNLHYKLKRKELTMEEFMRQLRDLVGDQIIRSVISQLPQLKPGNMGIKVPGRSNHDKVSKSAEFTAQESDPREVHVNQLSSTTSGTLNSSTTVQGLNKHPEQHMQLPSSSFHMDTKSGSLNPYPGTNVTSPGSSSRAKLPDFQHRENNQNVGIASVGGPTKSTINMTTVPKFERPTFVNGPSRVQDGPISDFPKNSSFPLYSAPWQGSVTKDHTVGPSSSVIHVEHKLIDQSFEQAHKPRYLVQQGVTNVPLKQKNAIPISSNDDLEKQSSKMGLFTSTTSASSVFPSMTTQLDSSTMVNMPAPSETIPKIANVTVTPKMPSVGQKKPLEALGSSLPPSRKKQKICGTSSDESIEKFNDVTAVSGINLREEEKQLLDSGPKKNDRVSKAYRRLVHGEEERTLLQKIPLQRKLTEIMGKSGLKHIDHDVERCLSLCVEERMRGLLFNIIRISKQRTDAEKCRNRTFITSDIRKEINEMNQKVKEEWEKKHSGEEKNKENDTEKEDQRSNEVKANKKDEDKERAKAANVAVRAAVGGDDRFSKWKLMAEARQRSSPGPGRNSKKLSGGTQFGKNQGLPKVVRSISVKDVIAVVEKEPQMSRSTLLYRVYNRICSDV; encoded by the exons ATGAGTAGCAAAGAGACTCCTTGGGTGGAAAAGACTGTTGACCCTGTGAATCATAATCTTAGATTAGCACGAGTTACTGATTTGCTTCGTACCGTGGTAGACCACCAACCCGGCAAAAAGACGCATTGTCTTAACCTGCATTATAAACTCAAG AGAAAAGAACTTACAATGGAAGAGTTCATGCGACAACTGAGAGATCTTGTAGGTGATCAGATAATCAGATCGGTAATTAGCCAACTGCCTCAGTTAAAACCG GGAAATATGGGGATCAAAGTACCTGGACGCTCAAACCATGACAAAGTGTCTAAATCTGCTG AATTCACTGCTCAAGAATCTGATCCTCGTGAAGTTCATGTTAACCAACTGTCTTCTACAACTTCAGGCACCTTAAACAGTTCAACTACTGTGCAGGGATTAAATAAGCATCCCGAGCAACACATGCAGCTTCCATCAAGTTCTTTTCATATGGATACCAAATCTGGAAGTCTTAATCCATACCCAGGGACAAATGTCACTTCTCCTGGTTCATCATCGAGAGCAAAGCTCCCTGATTTCCAGCATAGGGAAAACAATCAGAATGTGGGAATAGCCAGTGTTGGAGGACCAACCAAGTCTACAATAAACATGACGACAGTACCCAAGTTTGAGAGGCCAACTTTTGTAAATGGTCCAAGTAGGGTTCAGGATGGTCCTATATCCGACTTCCCAAAGAACTCATCCTTTCCTCTATATTCTGCTCCTTGGCAAGGATCAGTCACCAAGGACCATACAGTGGGACCTTCTTCATCAGTGATCCATGTGGAGCATAAATTGATTGATCAAAGTTTTGAACAGGCACATAAACCTCGTTATTTGGTGCAGCAAGGCGTGACTAATGTTCCACTGAAACAGAAGAATGCTATTCCAATTAGTTCAAATGATGACTTGGAGAAGCAGTCTTCTAAAATGGGTTTATTCACATCAACCACTTCTGCCAGCTCTGTTTTTCCTTCAATGACAACACAGCTGGACTCTAGCACGATG GTTAATATGCCTGCCCCATCTGAGACCATTCCCAAGATTGCTAATGTTACGGTGACACCCAAAATGCCTTCTGTTGGTCAGAAGAAACCTCTTGAGGCACTAGGTTCTTCGCTGCCACCATCAAG aaagaagcaaaaaatatGTGGGACTTCTTCAGATGAAAGTATTGAAAAGTTTAATGATGTCACTGCAGTCAGTGGCATCAATCTCAGG GAAGaggaaaaacaattattagaTTCTGGTCCTAAAAAGAACGATCGTGTTTCTAAAGCATATCGAAGACTTGTGCAtggagaggaagaaagaacGCTTTTGCAGAAAATTCCACTGCAGAGAAAGCTGACAGAAATTA TGGGAAAAAGTGGTTTAAAGCATATAGACCATGATGTAGAGCGGTGCTTGTCTCTG TGTGTGGAGGAGAGGATGCGAGGACTACTGTTTAATATAATACGAATATCAAAGCAG CGGACTGATGCAGAGAAGTGTAGAAATCGGACTTTTATCACATCTGATATCCGGAAAGAAATTAATGAAATGAATCAGAAGGTGAAAGAGGAATGGGAAAAGAAACATTCTGGAGAAGAAAAG aacaaagaaaatgatactGAAAAAGAAGACCAACGTTCAAACGAAGTGAAG GCAAATAAGAAGGAcgaagataaagagagagcCAAGGCTGCAAATGTTGCTGTTCGTGCAGCCGTTGGAGGAGATGATAGGTTTTCAAAATGGAAACTTATGGCTGAAGCACGTCAGAGATCTTCTCCAGGGCCAGGAAGAAACTCCAAGAAACTTTCTG GTGGTACACAATTTGGGAAGAACCAAGGTTTACCAAAAGTAGTCCGGTCAATCTCTGTGAAGGATGTGATCGCTGTGGTGGAAAAGGAGCCTCAGATGTCAAGATCGACGCTATTGTATCGCGTATACAATAGAATCTGCTCGGATGTTTGA
- the TAF4B gene encoding TBP-associated factor 4B produces the protein MDLSIVKLLEEDEEVDSKHSEDDLQMFQDSLIRDIEEKPQPRYMKLQKMSSKETPWVEKTVDPVNHNLRLARVTDLLRTVVDHQPGKKTHCLNLHYKLKRKELTMEEFMRQLRDLVGDQIIRSVISQLPQLKPGNMGIKVPGRSNHDKVSKSAEFTAQESDPREVHVNQLSSTTSGTLNSSTTVQGLNKHPEQHMQLPSSSFHMDTKSGSLNPYPGTNVTSPGSSSRAKLPDFQHRENNQNVGIASVGGPTKSTINMTTVPKFERPTFVNGPSRVQDGPISDFPKNSSFPLYSAPWQGSVTKDHTVGPSSSVIHVEHKLIDQSFEQAHKPRYLVQQGVTNVPLKQKNAIPISSNDDLEKQSSKMGLFTSTTSASSVFPSMTTQLDSSTMVNMPAPSETIPKIANVTVTPKMPSVGQKKPLEALGSSLPPSRKKQKICGTSSDESIEKFNDVTAVSGINLREEEKQLLDSGPKKNDRVSKAYRRLVHGEEERTLLQKIPLQRKLTEIMGKSGLKHIDHDVERCLSLCVEERMRGLLFNIIRISKQRTDAEKCRNRTFITSDIRKEINEMNQKVKEEWEKKHSGEEKNKENDTEKEDQRSNEVKANKKDEDKERAKAANVAVRAAVGGDDRFSKWKLMAEARQRSSPGPGRNSKKLSGGTQFGKNQGLPKVVRSISVKDVIAVVEKEPQMSRSTLLYRVYNRICSDV, from the exons ATGGATCTCTCCATTGTCAAGCTCctcgaagaagacgaagag GTTGACTCTAAGCATTCGGAAGATGACTTGCAAATGTTTCAGGACTCTCTGATTCGAGATATTGAAG AAAAACCGCAACCTCGGTATATGAAACTGCAGAAGATGAGTAGCAAAGAGACTCCTTGGGTGGAAAAGACTGTTGACCCTGTGAATCATAATCTTAGATTAGCACGAGTTACTGATTTGCTTCGTACCGTGGTAGACCACCAACCCGGCAAAAAGACGCATTGTCTTAACCTGCATTATAAACTCAAG AGAAAAGAACTTACAATGGAAGAGTTCATGCGACAACTGAGAGATCTTGTAGGTGATCAGATAATCAGATCGGTAATTAGCCAACTGCCTCAGTTAAAACCG GGAAATATGGGGATCAAAGTACCTGGACGCTCAAACCATGACAAAGTGTCTAAATCTGCTG AATTCACTGCTCAAGAATCTGATCCTCGTGAAGTTCATGTTAACCAACTGTCTTCTACAACTTCAGGCACCTTAAACAGTTCAACTACTGTGCAGGGATTAAATAAGCATCCCGAGCAACACATGCAGCTTCCATCAAGTTCTTTTCATATGGATACCAAATCTGGAAGTCTTAATCCATACCCAGGGACAAATGTCACTTCTCCTGGTTCATCATCGAGAGCAAAGCTCCCTGATTTCCAGCATAGGGAAAACAATCAGAATGTGGGAATAGCCAGTGTTGGAGGACCAACCAAGTCTACAATAAACATGACGACAGTACCCAAGTTTGAGAGGCCAACTTTTGTAAATGGTCCAAGTAGGGTTCAGGATGGTCCTATATCCGACTTCCCAAAGAACTCATCCTTTCCTCTATATTCTGCTCCTTGGCAAGGATCAGTCACCAAGGACCATACAGTGGGACCTTCTTCATCAGTGATCCATGTGGAGCATAAATTGATTGATCAAAGTTTTGAACAGGCACATAAACCTCGTTATTTGGTGCAGCAAGGCGTGACTAATGTTCCACTGAAACAGAAGAATGCTATTCCAATTAGTTCAAATGATGACTTGGAGAAGCAGTCTTCTAAAATGGGTTTATTCACATCAACCACTTCTGCCAGCTCTGTTTTTCCTTCAATGACAACACAGCTGGACTCTAGCACGATG GTTAATATGCCTGCCCCATCTGAGACCATTCCCAAGATTGCTAATGTTACGGTGACACCCAAAATGCCTTCTGTTGGTCAGAAGAAACCTCTTGAGGCACTAGGTTCTTCGCTGCCACCATCAAG aaagaagcaaaaaatatGTGGGACTTCTTCAGATGAAAGTATTGAAAAGTTTAATGATGTCACTGCAGTCAGTGGCATCAATCTCAGG GAAGaggaaaaacaattattagaTTCTGGTCCTAAAAAGAACGATCGTGTTTCTAAAGCATATCGAAGACTTGTGCAtggagaggaagaaagaacGCTTTTGCAGAAAATTCCACTGCAGAGAAAGCTGACAGAAATTA TGGGAAAAAGTGGTTTAAAGCATATAGACCATGATGTAGAGCGGTGCTTGTCTCTG TGTGTGGAGGAGAGGATGCGAGGACTACTGTTTAATATAATACGAATATCAAAGCAG CGGACTGATGCAGAGAAGTGTAGAAATCGGACTTTTATCACATCTGATATCCGGAAAGAAATTAATGAAATGAATCAGAAGGTGAAAGAGGAATGGGAAAAGAAACATTCTGGAGAAGAAAAG aacaaagaaaatgatactGAAAAAGAAGACCAACGTTCAAACGAAGTGAAG GCAAATAAGAAGGAcgaagataaagagagagcCAAGGCTGCAAATGTTGCTGTTCGTGCAGCCGTTGGAGGAGATGATAGGTTTTCAAAATGGAAACTTATGGCTGAAGCACGTCAGAGATCTTCTCCAGGGCCAGGAAGAAACTCCAAGAAACTTTCTG GTGGTACACAATTTGGGAAGAACCAAGGTTTACCAAAAGTAGTCCGGTCAATCTCTGTGAAGGATGTGATCGCTGTGGTGGAAAAGGAGCCTCAGATGTCAAGATCGACGCTATTGTATCGCGTATACAATAGAATCTGCTCGGATGTTTGA
- the TAF4B gene encoding TBP-associated factor 4B (TBP-associated factor 4B (TAF4B); FUNCTIONS IN: transcription initiation factor activity; INVOLVED IN: transcription initiation; LOCATED IN: transcription factor TFIID complex; EXPRESSED IN: 6 plant structures; EXPRESSED DURING: L mature pollen stage, M germinated pollen stage; CONTAINS InterPro DOMAIN/s: Transcription initiation factor TFIID component TAF4 (InterPro:IPR007900), RST domain of plant C-terminal (InterPro:IPR022003); BEST Arabidopsis thaliana protein match is: TBP-associated factor 4 (TAIR:AT5G43130.1); Has 801 Blast hits to 726 proteins in 155 species: Archae - 1; Bacteria - 21; Metazoa - 244; Fungi - 130; Plants - 81; Viruses - 2; Other Eukaryotes - 322 (source: NCBI BLink).), protein MDLSIVKLLEEDEEVDSKHSEDDLQMFQDSLIRDIEGSNLKSINNTTGNESEKPQPRYMKLQKMSSKETPWVEKTVDPVNHNLRLARVTDLLRTVVDHQPGKKTHCLNLHYKLKRKELTMEEFMRQLRDLVGDQIIRSVISQLPQLKPGNMGIKVPGRSNHDKVSKSAEFTAQESDPREVHVNQLSSTTSGTLNSSTTVQGLNKHPEQHMQLPSSSFHMDTKSGSLNPYPGTNVTSPGSSSRAKLPDFQHRENNQNVGIASVGGPTKSTINMTTVPKFERPTFVNGPSRVQDGPISDFPKNSSFPLYSAPWQGSVTKDHTVGPSSSVIHVEHKLIDQSFEQAHKPRYLVQQGVTNVPLKQKNAIPISSNDDLEKQSSKMGLFTSTTSASSVFPSMTTQLDSSTMVNMPAPSETIPKIANVTVTPKMPSVGQKKPLEALGSSLPPSRKKQKICGTSSDESIEKFNDVTAVSGINLREEEKQLLDSGPKKNDRVSKAYRRLVHGEEERTLLQKIPLQRKLTEIMGKSGLKHIDHDVERCLSLCVEERMRGLLFNIIRISKQRTDAEKCRNRTFITSDIRKEINEMNQKVKEEWEKKHSGEEKNKENDTEKEDQRSNEVKANKKDEDKERAKAANVAVRAAVGGDDRFSKWKLMAEARQRSSPGPGRNSKKLSGGTQFGKNQGLPKVVRSISVKDVIAVVEKEPQMSRSTLLYRVYNRICSDV, encoded by the exons ATGGATCTCTCCATTGTCAAGCTCctcgaagaagacgaagag GTTGACTCTAAGCATTCGGAAGATGACTTGCAAATGTTTCAGGACTCTCTGATTCGAGATATTGAAG GAAGTAACTTGAAGTCTATAAACAATACTACTGGTAATGAATCAGAAAAACCGCAACCTCGGTATATGAAACTGCAGAAGATGAGTAGCAAAGAGACTCCTTGGGTGGAAAAGACTGTTGACCCTGTGAATCATAATCTTAGATTAGCACGAGTTACTGATTTGCTTCGTACCGTGGTAGACCACCAACCCGGCAAAAAGACGCATTGTCTTAACCTGCATTATAAACTCAAG AGAAAAGAACTTACAATGGAAGAGTTCATGCGACAACTGAGAGATCTTGTAGGTGATCAGATAATCAGATCGGTAATTAGCCAACTGCCTCAGTTAAAACCG GGAAATATGGGGATCAAAGTACCTGGACGCTCAAACCATGACAAAGTGTCTAAATCTGCTG AATTCACTGCTCAAGAATCTGATCCTCGTGAAGTTCATGTTAACCAACTGTCTTCTACAACTTCAGGCACCTTAAACAGTTCAACTACTGTGCAGGGATTAAATAAGCATCCCGAGCAACACATGCAGCTTCCATCAAGTTCTTTTCATATGGATACCAAATCTGGAAGTCTTAATCCATACCCAGGGACAAATGTCACTTCTCCTGGTTCATCATCGAGAGCAAAGCTCCCTGATTTCCAGCATAGGGAAAACAATCAGAATGTGGGAATAGCCAGTGTTGGAGGACCAACCAAGTCTACAATAAACATGACGACAGTACCCAAGTTTGAGAGGCCAACTTTTGTAAATGGTCCAAGTAGGGTTCAGGATGGTCCTATATCCGACTTCCCAAAGAACTCATCCTTTCCTCTATATTCTGCTCCTTGGCAAGGATCAGTCACCAAGGACCATACAGTGGGACCTTCTTCATCAGTGATCCATGTGGAGCATAAATTGATTGATCAAAGTTTTGAACAGGCACATAAACCTCGTTATTTGGTGCAGCAAGGCGTGACTAATGTTCCACTGAAACAGAAGAATGCTATTCCAATTAGTTCAAATGATGACTTGGAGAAGCAGTCTTCTAAAATGGGTTTATTCACATCAACCACTTCTGCCAGCTCTGTTTTTCCTTCAATGACAACACAGCTGGACTCTAGCACGATG GTTAATATGCCTGCCCCATCTGAGACCATTCCCAAGATTGCTAATGTTACGGTGACACCCAAAATGCCTTCTGTTGGTCAGAAGAAACCTCTTGAGGCACTAGGTTCTTCGCTGCCACCATCAAG aaagaagcaaaaaatatGTGGGACTTCTTCAGATGAAAGTATTGAAAAGTTTAATGATGTCACTGCAGTCAGTGGCATCAATCTCAGG GAAGaggaaaaacaattattagaTTCTGGTCCTAAAAAGAACGATCGTGTTTCTAAAGCATATCGAAGACTTGTGCAtggagaggaagaaagaacGCTTTTGCAGAAAATTCCACTGCAGAGAAAGCTGACAGAAATTA TGGGAAAAAGTGGTTTAAAGCATATAGACCATGATGTAGAGCGGTGCTTGTCTCTG TGTGTGGAGGAGAGGATGCGAGGACTACTGTTTAATATAATACGAATATCAAAGCAG CGGACTGATGCAGAGAAGTGTAGAAATCGGACTTTTATCACATCTGATATCCGGAAAGAAATTAATGAAATGAATCAGAAGGTGAAAGAGGAATGGGAAAAGAAACATTCTGGAGAAGAAAAG aacaaagaaaatgatactGAAAAAGAAGACCAACGTTCAAACGAAGTGAAG GCAAATAAGAAGGAcgaagataaagagagagcCAAGGCTGCAAATGTTGCTGTTCGTGCAGCCGTTGGAGGAGATGATAGGTTTTCAAAATGGAAACTTATGGCTGAAGCACGTCAGAGATCTTCTCCAGGGCCAGGAAGAAACTCCAAGAAACTTTCTG GTGGTACACAATTTGGGAAGAACCAAGGTTTACCAAAAGTAGTCCGGTCAATCTCTGTGAAGGATGTGATCGCTGTGGTGGAAAAGGAGCCTCAGATGTCAAGATCGACGCTATTGTATCGCGTATACAATAGAATCTGCTCGGATGTTTGA